GCTTCGACGCCTCCTTCGCGCGCGCGATATCCTCAGGGTCGAACACCGCCTCCGCAGCATCTAAAATCTGTCCGAAAACTACTATATGTAGTATACAGTATATAATTTAGGCCATTATATACTTTACTTTTGGATTTTTACCACGCTTTTTGAACATGCATCAATGTATTCTGCTGAATTTGTATTACACATGGTTTTCTACCTTCGTAAACTTCGCCCCACCAAAACTTTTCTACTGGTTCCGTTATTTTCCTGTTGTTAGGTTTGATTATGTGTTTTGTTGATCATTACTCCAATATGGAGATAGATGTGTTATCCTCctccgataaaaaaaaaagatgtgtcATCCTCCTACTGTTTACTGCTGCGTTGCATTAATTCTGATTTTGTACGTAACGTaatgaagaagaggaaaccTGAAACTTTGGGCGAGAGCTAAATTCATTGAATTGTTAACATCACAGAGCAATAATCTACAAGATACAACTTGGTGGCAAACTGAATTTTCTAAAGACGGGAAGATCCTATCGTAGCCAATCGAAACAATTTCTGATTGTCCTACATCGCTGCTGTCGACGGTAGCGTCGAGACCAAGGCTGGCGGCCTCTGAGCTCGATCCTTCGCTCTGATCAAGGCCGGCCTCTATCAAGGTCGGCATGGGCGCCGCCTCTGATGCTTCCGTCGGTGTAGAGATCAGGACATCGATCCAGCCCTCGTCGGAGTCCCAGTCCTCCGGGAGAGACGATGCAGGGCAGACCAATGCCCTGATCCTCTCGGCCGTGCTGCTGCCTGACACTGgcatctcctcctcttcttcttcctcgtcggcgTCCGTCTCCCAGAATGCGGCGTCCAGCGTGCTCTTCGGAGACACCCACTCGCGCTTCgcctctttgccggcggctgaCAAGAACGGGTGCTCGAGAAGCTGCGCGGCCGTGCACCGGTCACTCGGGCGCCTGATAAGGCACCTGGCAAGGAAGTCCTTGGCGTCGGCGGACAGCCATTGGGGCACCTGGGGAACGGCATCCGTGTAGCCGATCCTGTGCAGCGCCGCGAgcacgccgtcgtcgtccatgCCGGTCCCGTTCCACGGGGCGCGCCCGGTGGCCATCTCGACCACCGTGCATCCCAGCGCCCAGATGTCAGCCGCTGGGCcctgctcctcgccgcgcgccaccTCGGGAGCCATGAACGCCGGCGTGCCCCCGAGGATCGGCATGCAGGAACCGGCCTTCCTCGAGCACCCGAAgtccgcgagcttggcgcgGCCGTCGCTGCCGATCACGACGTTCCTCGGCTTGACGTCGCCGTGGACCAGCCCGACCCCGTGGAGGTACGCGAGCCCCGTGGCCACGTCCGCCGCGTACGCCCGGACGGCGCGCTCCTCGAGCCTGCCGCCGTCCGCCAGCGAGCCGCCGGGGGCGAACTCGAGGAAGAGCTGGTAGGACCCGTCgtgcccgccgcggccgccgatgCAGGAGAGGACATTGGGAGAGCGCAGGCCGGCCATGATTCCCTGCTCCCTCCTCAaagtcgccgccgcgcccctgGCCGCGGCAGACGCGGACTTGACCGCGAACAGCTCCCCGGACGCGTCGTCCGCCGCGAGGAACACCTCGGCCCCGGACGCGCCGCGGCCGAGCGTCCGCACCCGCGTCCATTGCTTACTactcgccgccatcgccgtctTCTTTAATTCCTTTTGATTCGCTAATTGACGAATTGTGATTTGGTGGCTTCTCCTCTTCCTGTTGGTACTCTGTCTCGAGCTTTGCTTCTGGTGCTTGCTAAATGCTGGAATAATGAGTTCCTTTTTGTGGCGGAtgtgagtatatatatataggagcTGGGGGGAGAAGGAAAAGGGAAGTTTAGATCATGGAAGGAAGGTGTTTGGCGTGCGTGGTAAAGATTAGGATTAGGAAATACGGAAGCCAAAAAGGCGTGGGAAGCAAGTTCCTTCCGTTCTCCAGCACGCGCTCTCGATCGGGCTCAGGCAGGCACGCCATGTGGTTTGGATGGACGGCGAGTGGGAACGCTCGGCCGGGCCTGACCAACCTTCGCgctccgcctccagctccaTCTTATTCTTAACCCGGGTCAAATCTCTCGCATTTCCCCCGCGGTTTGTTGTGAGATTTGCTGCCGAGCTGTGCTCAGGCGGCGAGAATTCGTGCTCAACGGGGGAAGATTTCTGGAAGAAGCTTCGCCGAGGAGTTTATAACTTTATACTCGTCAAAGTCTCGGTCGGTCGGTCCTTCACCGTCGGAGCACGTACAGGATCGAGTCGCTACAACTGAACTGTGTGAAACGGAGTTTGGTGTCTTTGGTGACTGATGACTTGGATACATGGCAAGCGGAGACGTCCGTGTGTAAACGAAACCGGAGGTCGAAGTCAGCGGGTGCAGCTGAAAGGAGGAGTTGCCCAGTTTGGTCGCCACGGTTGGTGCTTTGATGCCAAGTCCACCTCAGAATGACAGAATCAATTAGTATGGTGTGGCGCCACCGGCGGGGCTGCTAGCTTCTCGTGCGTCTGTGCCAACATGTAGAAACCATATTGACGATCAGATGATCGAACccagcatcagcatcagcaagTGATATGCGGCGGCGTCGTGCAGCTACACGCAAACGCAAATGTCCTGGACGACGCCGGCTATACTGACACCGACCAGTCCGTAAAATCGCATCTAGCCACGTACGCCGCCAACGGGCGTGTGGCCACGTCGAGCCGGGGACAAGTGGCCAGGGGATGGCCGTGTGGGGCTCCGTCTGGCTGGTGCTGTGAAGCAAGCTCATGCCTGCAGACTGCGGCTGCCGTGCGCCGACCGAAAGCAAGGCGATGAGGACGCACGTCCTTTTTGCGGCGCGGGGTGGCCGAAAGGATACGCATGGAGCTCGTCGCGTGAGTCAGGCGCCTTGCTTTGCTTACTTTCCTTCCTTCATTTCACTGGCCTCTCCTCTCAGTGCACTGCAACGCCCtctcgtgccgccgccggccggatgGATATATCGGATTCCATTTCACTTCACCAACGAGCCAAGTAATGAGACTGGCTACGTACATGCCGTGGCCGTCCAACTTTCCCCAATCGAATCCATCTCTATCTTGGTCGATTGTTCATTTTCCCGTTAATGCTACTCGTACTAGGATAGAGAGAGAACCAAAGGAACGAGCCCACagtcggccggccggcaggccGTGCTGTTGCGAGTGCTAGTTTCTTTCTCTCTAGCAGAAACGTAGAGACGCGTCGGTCGGATCTTGACGACGCGAAAAGGATCGTTGCAGCAGCGTTTCTCCCACGGCTCGTGCACATGAACTGAAAAACTAACTTCTTTCTCGAGATCCCGAAAATTTGTAGTACTTCACTTTCACTTTGCTCCGCCAGACTCAAGGTCGAAAAGTGCACTCCAAGTCAGACGACAGCCGCGATCTACACAAGTCAGCCTTCACGGCAGCGTAACGCCTGAAGCACATACTCAATTCCCTTCCCTGGTCAACCAATGATTGCATAAACCAGAGAATTCCCTTCCAGTGCTATACTACTGGTACTAGCTAACAGTACCACTATTTTAAGGATTCGTTGACCTGGATGTACATAATGactcccacatattccacgaagatctcatcggttgaaccacgatgtcgatgattcaattaatccggtattcaattccctttgtctcgcgatatattacttacccgagatttgatcgtcggtatcaccttatctagttcaatctcgttacggacaagttctctttactcgtaccgcaatataatatcccagtgactaaacacattagtcacatgcttgcaagctcattatgatgttatattaccgagagggtctagagatatctctccgtcacatggagtgacaaatcctagttttgatccatacaacccaacaagcaccttccgagatacctgaagaacacctttatgatcacctagttacgagatgacggttgatgtccacaaaatATTTTTTCGGTACTAgagagtggcatgatctcatggtctaaggaaatgatacttgacataataaaaacattagcaatttaaacttaagtgaaacgatcaaaagctatgcttaggtttgggtctatccatcacatcattctcctaatgatatgacctcgttattaaatgacaacacatgtctatggttaggaaaccttaaccatcttaatcaacgagctaatctagtagaggcgtattagggacacggtatttgtttatttatccacacatgtatttagtttcctattaatacaattatagcatggataataaacctttatcaagaacaaggaaatatgaataataacaaatttattattacctctagggcatatttccaacagtcaataatctagtttacattgtaataaatctaacacccatggaATCTTGgtgatgatcatgttttgctcgtggaagagatttagtcaacgggtctgcgatattcagatccgtatgtactttgcaaatctttatgtcaccatccttgacatattcaTGAATAGTGTGAAAACGGCGTTTAATATGCTcggaattcttgtgagacctTGGCTCCTTGGCAttggctatggcaccagtgttgtcacaCTAGATGTCCTTAGGATCCAACgcactcggaaccacaccaagttcggatatgaactccttcatccaaaccCCTTCCTGCGCCGCTTCTGAAGTAGCCATATATTCCGCCTCAGTTGTTGATGCTATCACAACGCTTtgcttggaactcctccagctaactacaccaccattcaaaataaatacgtatccgtattgagacttagagtcatccggatcagtgtcaaaactagtATCGACAtaaccctttacgacgagctattcatcacctccataaacgagaaacattttCTTAGTCCTCtttaggtacttaaggatattcttaaccACTGTCCAATGCTCTATTCTtggatcactttggtacctgctagtcaaactaacagcgTGAGACACGTCCGGTCCAGTACACAGCATagcatacataatagagcctatggctgaagcataggggatactattcatcttttctctatcttaTGCCGTagctggacactgagtcttactcgatatcttaccttgcaacatgggcaagaaccctttctttgcttgatccattcTGAACCTTTTCAgaactttgtcaaggtatgtactttgtgtaagccctatcaggcgtcttgatctatctctataaatcttTATGCCTAATATATAAGCTGCatcaccaaggtctttcattgaaaaacttttattcaaatagcctttaacacttttaagaagttctatatcatttCCGATTaataatatgtcatccacatacaatatcagaaatgctacagagctcccactcactttcttgtaaatacaagcttcaccatgagtttggacaaatccaaaccctttgatcacctcatcaaaacggagattccaactccgagatgcttgcttcagcccataaatggaacgctggagtttgcataccttattagcatccttaggattGACAAAACCTTTGGGTTGTACCATgtacaactcttcctcaatgtgaccattaaggaacgcGGTTTTGACATTCATCCGCCAGATTTCAtaatcgaaaaatgcagcaattgctaacataatccgaacagactttagcatcgctacgggtgagaaagtctcatcgtagtcaactccttgaatttgccgaaaaccttttgcgacaagtcgagctttatagacggtaaTATTACCATCAATgtcagttttttcttcttgaaaatgcatttgttctcaacggcctttcggtcattgggtaagtctaccaaagtccgtacttggttttcatacatggatcccatttcggatttcatggcggctaaccatttttcggagtatgggctcatcatcgcttcctcataattcgTAGGTTCATCGTTGTCTAACAACATGAAATTCATGACATGATCATTGTGTCACTCAGGAGTGGTACGTGTTCTTGTCGACCTGCGAAGTTCTGTAGTAGTCTCATTTGAAgcttcatgatcattatcatCTGCTTCCTGTCTAGTTGGCGTAGGCTGCACAGGAACAGTTTTCGGCGCTGCGCTACTctcaaattcgagagaaggttcaaGAACCTCGTCGTGTTCCACtttcctcccactcacttctttcgagagaaactccttctctagaaaggacccgttcttagcgacaaacactttgccttcggatctgtgatagaaggtatacccaattgtttctttagggtatcctatgaagacgcatttttccgacttgggtTTGAGCTTATCATGTTGTAGCCTTTTGACATAAGCGtcgcatccccaaactttaagaaatgacagcttaggtttcttgccaaaccataattcatatagtgtcgtttcaacggatttagatggtgccctatttaaagtgaatgcggctgtctctaatgcataaccccaaaatgacagtggcaaatcagtaagagaTATCATAAACCATACCATATCTAATAAAGTACGATTACGACGTTCGGATACACCATTACAttgtggtgttccaggcggcgtaagttgtgaaacaattccacattgtcttaaatgcgtgccaaactcgtaactcaaatattcacctccacgatccgatcgtggaaatttaattttcttgttacgatggttctccacttcattctgaaattccttgaacttttcaaatgtttcagacttgtgtttcattaagtaaatatacccatatctactTAAGTCATCCGTGAAGGTTAGGAAATAACGATATCCACCGCGCGTTGTAACACTCATTGgtccgcacacatcagtatgtatgatttCCAACAAGTCACTTGCTCGTTCCGTTATGCCTGAAAACAgggttctagtcatcttacccatgaggcatggttcacatgtatcaaatgattcgaaatcaagtgattcaagtagtccatcaTAATAgagtttcttcatgcgttttataccaatatgacctagatggcagtgccacaaatatgtgAAACTATCATTATCAACTTTGCATCTTTTGAcattaacattatgaatatgtgtaTCACTACTATCGAGatttaatagaaataaaccattcacaagtggtgcatgaccataaaaatattact
The Brachypodium distachyon strain Bd21 chromosome 2, Brachypodium_distachyon_v3.0, whole genome shotgun sequence genome window above contains:
- the LOC100827460 gene encoding mitogen-activated protein kinase kinase kinase 17, whose amino-acid sequence is MAASSKQWTRVRTLGRGASGAEVFLAADDASGELFAVKSASAAARGAAATLRREQGIMAGLRSPNVLSCIGGRGGHDGSYQLFLEFAPGGSLADGGRLEERAVRAYAADVATGLAYLHGVGLVHGDVKPRNVVIGSDGRAKLADFGCSRKAGSCMPILGGTPAFMAPEVARGEEQGPAADIWALGCTVVEMATGRAPWNGTGMDDDGVLAALHRIGYTDAVPQVPQWLSADAKDFLARCLIRRPSDRCTAAQLLEHPFLSAAGKEAKREWVSPKSTLDAAFWETDADEEEEEEEMPVSGSSTAERIRALVCPASSLPEDWDSDEGWIDVLISTPTEASEAAPMPTLIEAGLDQSEGSSSEAASLGLDATVDSSDVGQSEIVSIGYDRIFPSLENSVCHQVVSCRLLLCDVNNSMNLALAQSFRFPLLHYVTYKIRINATQQ